The following nucleotide sequence is from Photobacterium gaetbulicola Gung47.
AACCCAGCTACCCAGCAGCTTGAATTGGAGCGCAACCTCAATAGCGACATCGGCAACATCGTGGTGAAGACCGATAGCGAGGGCGAGCAAAGAATGGATGAGTATTTTGCCCACCCAACATTCCGCCATCAGGGTGTGATGATGATCCACAAAGGTAAGGTGGTTTATGAGGCATACCCGGGGATGAACCCAACCGATACCCATGTTTGGATGTCTTCAGCTAAAACACTGACCGGCCTCATCACGGCGATGCTGGCGGAAGAGGGCCAACTTGATCTAACCGCCTCTGCAACAAAATATGTCCCGGAGCTCAAAGGCACCGCATGGGACAAGGTTACCGTCCTGGATTTAGTCAATCACACCGCAGGGTTGGATCACGAAGAAAATAACACCTCCATCCTAGACCCAGAAGGCGTTTTCGTTCGCTTCGTTAGCTCAGCGCTAGGTACGACAGAACGTTGCATTGAGGGTGAAACCTGGCGGGACGTGCTAAAAGATGTCCAGCCACTTGGAAACGAACAGCCAGGCGATCGCTTCCGTTACTCTTCACTCAACACCCAAGTGCTTGGCCAAGTTATCCAGAATGTGACCAACAAGCGCTGGACAGACGTTGTAGAGGAGCGTATTTGGGGCAAGCTGGGGGCACGTATGCCGCTGATGGTGCACCTGACGCCAGACGGTACACCGCTAAATATGGCTATTATATCTTCTACCTTGGAGGACTTTGCCAAATACGCGACCCTGTATACGCCAAGCTGGGATAAAGTCGCACACGAGCAAGTTGTCACGCCATCACTACTCAAGCAAATCCGAAGTGCCGGCAACGCCGATGCCTTTATTGGTGGCCACAAAGAAAAGCAAGCCATCGGCCTGTTTGCAGAGAAGCCGGTCAAAGGCGCGTACCAGTTTGACTTCATGTTCGAAGACGGAGCCATGTACAAACACGGCAACACCGGCCAGGGGATTTATGTCGATCCGGAACGCGACTTTGCCGCAGTGTATTTCTCGGCAACGCCATACGTCGCACCTTACGGTGAAGTCAAAGCCCCGGCTTACTTCAGGAAAGTCGCAGAGTTATTAGACCAGACAAAATAAACTAACTCATTGAAGGCCTTAATCTTGCGTTAAGGCCTATTGGCTTTTTGGTGTCGCCCCCGTAGAGTCCGGCTGGATAACCTTGTGAGCACACCATCAGACAATTTGCTATCGGTGGTGTATTTTCTACCTTTGATGCATTAACACCCGATAGTTTGAGACAATCCATGATTTCACTGGAGCAGATACATTCTTTCACATTGGTTTACCAGCACGGTTCATATAGCGCCGCCGCACGTTTTGCCAACAAAGAACGCAGTACAATACGCGAACATGTTGTCACTCTGGAAGACACGATAGGCGTCGAACTGTTCAACATCGAAGGGCGAAAGGCAAAGCCGACCAACGCGGCCCACAAGCTGATTTCTCGAGCCACAAACCTTAGCAAGCAAGCGAAAGACTTTGAGCTGACAGCGTTCTCTTTGCTCGATGACCCGCTTGGTGAATTGGTCCTGCTCCACGATGAGCAAATTCCCGCCGGGCTGCTCGCCAGAACAATTAAAGCCATCAAGGAACGTTATCCCGGAATCTCTATTCAATGTGCTCCCTCTTCCCGAGAGCAGGCCTACCGCGGTTTAGAGAGCAATGCGTGCCACATAGCTATAATGGCAACAGAAAACAGTCCAAGAACTCAGGCTAGGATTGCTTCGAAATATATTGGTAACTTGCCACTTTGCGGCTATGTTCATGCTCGAACACCACTTGCCGCAACCGAGAGTGTTTCCCTGGATGACCTACGGCTGGAGACGCAGTATGAGCTGCCAAATACCCGTGAAGGGGACTTGGGCTTTTTCAGAGTTTCTAACGTGGTGGAAAAAGTTAGCAGTGTAGAGTTAGCCGCCGAGTTATTGGCTGACGGCGGCTGGATCGCCCTGTCCGACGCCTTGGCCAAACCATGGATAACATCCGGCCATTTGAAACCGTTGCCGTTAGCCAACGCAACTCGAAACTACCGGCAGGGGGTGTGCTTATTTTTCGGGCTGGCCAGCAACACCCGAGAAGAGATCGTTTTTGCGCTAGACATACTAAACCACCACGCCGGCGATTACCTAATATAAAGGCCTAATAACATTGGGATACCGCCAAAAAACATCGGCAATTACTTAAGATACTCTCGGGTTAGTTCGCAAACAATTTCAGTCATATACTGCTTCACCAGTCGAAGCTCACTAATTGATTTAGACGCTATCGCAAAAGGTACCAAAATCGCTTCTGACGTCATGCTTAAAACCATGAAATAGCCCTAACTAATAGGATATTGCTGGGAAGGGGCTCCCAGCCACAAGTGATTT
It contains:
- a CDS encoding putative beta-lactamase (COG1680) gives rise to the protein MKKFGLKTLALTIASVSALSANANEPADHPLAKYLAAPGATVTLPVSAAKEHFELDFIQGAYDSFESFHAQMGGDHTLYYLTNWSTFMRTDMVNPATQQLELERNLNSDIGNIVVKTDSEGEQRMDEYFAHPTFRHQGVMMIHKGKVVYEAYPGMNPTDTHVWMSSAKTLTGLITAMLAEEGQLDLTASATKYVPELKGTAWDKVTVLDLVNHTAGLDHEENNTSILDPEGVFVRFVSSALGTTERCIEGETWRDVLKDVQPLGNEQPGDRFRYSSLNTQVLGQVIQNVTNKRWTDVVEERIWGKLGARMPLMVHLTPDGTPLNMAIISSTLEDFAKYATLYTPSWDKVAHEQVVTPSLLKQIRSAGNADAFIGGHKEKQAIGLFAEKPVKGAYQFDFMFEDGAMYKHGNTGQGIYVDPERDFAAVYFSATPYVAPYGEVKAPAYFRKVAELLDQTK
- a CDS encoding putative LysR family transcriptional regulator (COG0583), yielding MISLEQIHSFTLVYQHGSYSAAARFANKERSTIREHVVTLEDTIGVELFNIEGRKAKPTNAAHKLISRATNLSKQAKDFELTAFSLLDDPLGELVLLHDEQIPAGLLARTIKAIKERYPGISIQCAPSSREQAYRGLESNACHIAIMATENSPRTQARIASKYIGNLPLCGYVHARTPLAATESVSLDDLRLETQYELPNTREGDLGFFRVSNVVEKVSSVELAAELLADGGWIALSDALAKPWITSGHLKPLPLANATRNYRQGVCLFFGLASNTREEIVFALDILNHHAGDYLI